Within Pueribacillus theae, the genomic segment TCGTAACAGCCTGCGATGTGACAACGCCTTCGATTCCTTGAAGCTCTACCTCCCTAATCTCTACTCCAAGGCCTTCAAAAACATTGATTGCTCTGTCCACAGCTTCCGCTACTTCTTTCTCGATATTTTGAAAATAAAACGAAGGAAGCCCAATTACTTTGCCAGCAATATTTTCCTCAAGCAGGCGGGTATAGTCCTCCTTTTGGCTTTGAATCGAATAAGGATCACGTTCATCATATCCAGCCAATAATGTTAACAGCACGGCATTCTCTTTCACCGTTTTCGTCATGGGACCAGGATGATCAAGTGTATAAGCAAGGGGATAAATGCCATATTTGCTAATTAATCCGAAGGTCGGCTTCATCCCAACTACACCGCAAGCAGAAGAAGGAATTCGCACAGAGCCGCCTGTATCGGTTCCTAAAGCAGCACAAACCATATTCGCAGCAACAGCCGCAGCAGAACCACTGCTAGATCCCCCGGTTATTTTTTCAGGATCATACGGATTTCGGCAAGGGCCAAAGTAGGAACGATCCCCAATTGGGCCATAGGCAAATTCGTGAGTGTTCGCTTTTCCAATGATAATCGCTCCAGCCTCTTTTAACTTTTGGACGACAGTCGCATCATAATCGGGAACAAAATCTTCATAAAGCTTAGACCCCATCGTAGTGCGGATGCCTTTCGTATAAATGAGATCCTTTATTGCGACAGGAATGCCGTGAAGCGGTCCTCTCACTTTGCCTTTTGTGATTTCTTCTTCCGCAACCAAAGCCGCCGCTAACGCTTCTTCTTCACATATTGTAATGAAAGCATTGTAAATCGGGTTTTCTTTTTTGATCGTATGTAACGCATTTTGTACGACTTCGACGGGTGATATTTTCTTTTGACGTATCGATTTGGCTAACATTAA encodes:
- a CDS encoding amidase is translated as MDFLMLAKSIRQKKISPVEVVQNALHTIKKENPIYNAFITICEEEALAAALVAEEEITKGKVRGPLHGIPVAIKDLIYTKGIRTTMGSKLYEDFVPDYDATVVQKLKEAGAIIIGKANTHEFAYGPIGDRSYFGPCRNPYDPEKITGGSSSGSAAAVAANMVCAALGTDTGGSVRIPSSACGVVGMKPTFGLISKYGIYPLAYTLDHPGPMTKTVKENAVLLTLLAGYDERDPYSIQSQKEDYTRLLEENIAGKVIGLPSFYFQNIEKEVAEAVDRAINVFEGLGVEIREVELQGIEGVVTSQAVTIQAEAYAVHERNIEERGQDYDPEVYERLLASKEVRGYEYVIAQQKRQKLINMYNNVFNEVDVLLTPTIPILPTDINQREVNIGGYHEHVRHALLRLTSPTDYTGNPGLSVPCGFSKSGLPIGFQLIGKHREEAKLINLAMLMSNLPRTIEKDYI